The Halorussus gelatinilyticus genome contains the following window.
TCTTCAAGCCCAACGCGGCGTTCTACGAGGACCCGGACGGCTGGCGCGCCTTGGAGAAGACGGTCGAACACGCCCGCGACGCGGGGGTTCCGGTCCTGCTCGACGCCAAGCGCGCCGACATCGGCAACACCTCTCGGCAGTACGCGACGGTTCTGGACTCGGTGGACGCCATCACGCTCAACCCCTTCCTCGGACGGGACTCGCTCGCGCCGTTCCTCGACCGAGATGAAGCGGGATGCTTCCTGCTCTGTCGGACCTCGAACCCCGGCGGCGCGGACGTGCAAGAGTTGGAACTCGCCGACGGCGACCTCGTGTACGAGCGCGTCGCCGACCTCGCCAGCGAGTGGAGCGCGGCCGGCAACCGGAACGTCGGGTTGGTCGTCGGTGCGACGACGCCGGACGAACTTCGGACCGTCCGCGAGCGCGTGCCGGACCTCCCGTTCCTCGTCCCCGGCGTCGGCGCGCAGGGCGGCGACGCCGAGGCCGCCGCGACGTACGCCACCGCGACCAACGGCGCGGGTCTGGTCAACTCCACCCGCGGCATCATCTTCGCCGGCGAGGACTCCGACCGGTCGTACGCCGACGCCGCCGGAGACGCCGCGCGCGACCTGAAAGAGCGTCTGAACCAGTATCGCTGAGCTACCAGCAAGCGCTCGGTGACGCCTTCAACCGGCGAACGCTCTGCCGATCAAATCACACCTCTGGGTGGACTGAAAGGGGCCGCCCGCTCGCGGTCACGCGAGCGAAGCGAGGTTTCTGCCGAAGATATGTCGCTGAGCGACCGCGATCGGGCGGGGGCTTTCGACGCGTTCTCCTCATTGTTTTCGACAGTCATTCTCGTGGCCGTCGCCGAAGCATCTTCGGTTAGGGCGAAATCCAGAATATCAATGCGGCCTAGTACCGACACGCCTAATCGCCACCGCTCCTAATCGCCGACCGTGACTTCCGACTCGACGATTTCGAGCCGACCCATCTTCGCCGGCGTCTCCGTCGTCGTCGTCCTCGTGGCGGGCGGTATCGGCGCTATCGTCGGCGCGTCCGGACAGAAGCGCGAGGTGGCGATGAACCTGCTGGGCGTGGTGTCGTTCCAGATGTCGCCGGTCGTGATGGCCGCGTTCGGCATGGTCCTGACCGCGAGCGTGCTGGCGCTCCTGTTCGGTCTCGTCAGCGTCGCGTCCCGGTACGACGACGAGACCGGCGAGCGCGCCTGAGGCGGGACGAGCGAACGCGCTTCCGATTCTGCGACGACTGTGGACCGAACGCCGAGCCGAAGCCACAACACTGATAGAGGCGACCAAGGCTGAAACTCGCCCGGCACCTACGTGTCGAACGGAATGTCTGACGACCTCGGACTAACGGAGGCCGTGTCGATGGCCCTCGGAGGGATGATCGGCGGTGGCATCTACGCCGTCCTCGGGGTTGTGGTCAAGGTCAGCGGTCCGCTCGCGTGGCTGGCGTTCGTGCTGGCCGGTTTCGTCGCCCTCTGTGCGGGCCACTCGTACGTGAAACTGAACGAACTCACCGACGCGCAGGGCGGGTCACCGACGTACATCGAGTCGCTGACGCACAACGACACGCTCGCGGGGATGGCGGGGTGGACTCTGCTGTTCGGTTACATCGGGTCGATGGCGATGTACGCCTACGCCTTCGGGAGCTACTTCACCGACCTCGTCGGTATCGACCACGTCGTGGGCCTGCCGGTGCGCGCGCTGGCGTCGGTCGTCGTCGTCGCGGCGTTCGTCGGCCTCAACGCCGTGGGCGTCAGCGAGACCGGCGAGGTCGAGGTCGTCCTCGTCGTTATCAAGGTCGCAATCCTCGTCGGCTTCGCGGCGCTCGGCCTCTACTACGGCGCACGGCGCGGTCAGCTTCGGAGCGGAGCGGGGTCGCTCGGCGTCGGCCCCGTCATGGCGGCGGCCGTGTCGTTCGTGGCGTTCCAAGGCTGGCAACTCCTGATGTACGACCAGTCAACCATCAAGAACGCCGGCGACACCATCAGGAAGGCTATCTACGTCTCGATTCCCACCGCCGTGGTCATCTACATCGGCGTCGCGGTGGTGACGACCAGCCTCGTGAGCATCGGCTTCGTCTCGAAACACCCCGAGACCGCGCTTGCCGTGGCCGCCCGGAAGTTCAGCGGGCACCTCGGCTACCTCGTCATCTCGTTGTCGGCGCTGTTCTCGACCGCGAGCGCCATCAACGCCACGCTGTTCAGCAGCACCCTGTTCTCGAACGGCCTGATATCGGACGGGCTACTGCCCGACCGACTCGGCGACGACTCGTCGGAGATGCCGACGAAGCCCGTGCTCGTCGTCGGCGTGCTGACCGCGGCGTTCACCCTCTTCGGCAGTCTCGAGGGAATCACGTCGTTCGCGTCGTTGACGTTCATCGTGGTGTTCGGCGGCATGAGCTACCTCGCCTTCCGGCAGCGCGACCGACCGGAGGTCAGGGCGGTCGTCCCCGCCGTCGGCATGGTCGGCACGGGGCTGTTCCTCCCGCTGATGGTCTGGCACCTCTACACCGCCGAACGGCGCGTCTTCTACTCGGTCGGGGTCATCGCGGTCCTCGTGCTCGCGGTCGAACTCGTGTACTTCGAGACCGACATCTTCGGCCACCAGTCCGGACGCGCCAGCAGCGGAAAAGGCTAACCGGGCCTACTCGATTCTCACGTCGTCGCCGACGGAGACGCCGAAGGCCTCGTCGCCGCGGCCGCGGTTGACCGCCAACTCGACGTTGCCGTGGCTCCCGACCGTGACCAGGCGGTCGCCCGCGGGCAGTTCCGCGTAGGCCCGTGCGACGGGGGCGGACTCGCCGTTCACCGTCACCGAGTCGCGGCCGGTCACGAGTTCGCCGGGGAGATTCGTGACGACGTTGCCGAAGCCATCCACGACCAGCACCTCGCCGAGTGCGGCCCCGTCGCCGAGTGTGGTCCCGTCCTCGATTTCCGGTTCGGGAAAGCGGAGGTCCTCGTACTCGCCGACCGGAGCCACGTCCTCGAGCTCGTGGAACTCCTCGACGCCCGCCTCGTGAATCTCGGCGGCGGCGGGCGCGAAGACGTCCCGGCCGTGGAACGTCGTACTCTCGGTGTTCGCGTCGTCGTACGCGACCTCGAAGACCTCGATTTCGGTCGCGTCGGTGCGCTCCGCGAGTTCCCGGGCCGCCGGGAGCAAAACGCCGTTGTCGGGTCCGACGAGCGCGTGGTCGCCCGCCCGAACCGCCAGCGCGGCCCGGTCGGTGCCGACGCCGGGATCCACGACGACGAGGTGGACCGCGGGCGGGAAGTAGGGCAGGACCTCGCGGAGCCAGAACGCCGCGGTCCGCACGTCCTGCCGGGGGAAGTCGTGACCGACGTCCACCAATCGCGCGTCGGTTCGCTGTAGCATCACGCCCTTCATCGCCGCCGGGTAGGGCGTGCCGAAGTCCGAAGCGAGCGTTATCATGGTCGGCAATTCCGAGATGGTTCGGCAAAAATGATTGGAACACGAGTTTCCGGAACGGTCGGGTAGGGCGGGCGTTTTCTCGACACGTCCGACCGTCAAGTCGTGAGTCGCCCATCAGTCTCGATGTTCCACTCGCCGCCGAGTTCCCCCCGCGTGTACGTCTCGAACGTCCCCCGCTGGAAGACCGTCACGCGGCCGGTCTCCTCGCTCAGCGTCAGCGTCGAGACGACGTTCGGGCGCGCCGACGTGTCGAGCGCGCTCATGTGACGCGCCCCCATCCAGTCCTCGTAGTCGGCGATTTCCGCGGTTGACGGGCCGGAATCGTCGGGCTTCAGGTCCCGGAACCGAACCATCTGGCGCTGAAGCACGTCGTCGACGCTGACGACGACGGCTCCGTCCCGCGTCCGGGCGACGTCGCGTGCGGTTTCGTAGAAGCTGTCTAACCCGTCGCAGACCGTTCGACACCTGCTCACCGGCCAGTGGTTGTTCCCCATCGGGTCGGCGAACTCAGCCACGGTCGGCCCGGTCACGACAGCGACGTAGAGACCCGGACCTTTCACGTGTCGCGTGTCCCACTTCTCGAACTCCAGGCTGATACCTTCGAGCACGAAGGTGAGACAGTCGAGCAGTTCTCTGACGTTGGAGTGTGACTCGTAATCGATGTGAAGGTCGCCGTAGCCCATGCAGCGTCTATCGGACGAACACGCATAATCGGCGTGCCCGTCGAAACGCGTATCGCTCGCTCACTCCCCGTTGCTGTCGGAGTCGCTCACGCGCTGAATCCGCTCCAGTCCGCCGGTTTCCTCTACGACCTCGACCACTGCGTCCGGGACCAGCGACTCCCAGTCGTCGCCCGCTATCATCCGGTCGCGGACTTCGGTCCCCTCCAAGACGTGCCGGTCGTACATCGGCGACTGGCGCACCTCGACGCCCGCCTCCTCGAAGAGGCGGATGACGAGCGGATTGTTCGAATAAGCCACGTCGAAGTCCGGACTCATGCTCTGGACGTGGCTAACCCACACCGAGTTGCGGTCCAGGTCCTCGATGGGAACCGCGTAGGTCACGAGGTCCGAGTCCACCAGCGACTTGGTTATCATCATGATGCGCTCGCCCGCCGTGAACGGGTCGTGTTGGCTGTGGGAGTCGCCCGCACTCCCGATGCCGAGGACTAACTCGTCTACCTCCTCGGCGATGCTCTGGACCACGTTGTGGTGGCCGTTGTGGTAGGGTTGGAACCGACCGATGTAGAACCCGCGAGTCATACAATAGCGTTCCACGGTGAGGTTTTATAAGCGTGGCGAGTCGTCGCGTTCCGACGAAAGCCGGTTTTCAGCCCGTATCGCGGTGAGTTGGACGTAACCGCCTCGGGCGAATCGAGGGAGAAAGTATATCAATTCTCCAGCCCTGCATTCAGACACGTACAGGACAGTTCTATGAGCAAGGACACCGATAACGAGACTCCGCCGCAGGAGCAAGCGTCCGAGCAGGGGGGCTCGGCGTTCGAAGACCTCGGCAGCGATGTCGAACCCGACATCGCAGACGACGAAGCCGTCGAGGCCGACCTGCTGGGCGGGCTTGACATCGAGACCACCGAAGAGATAGAGATTCCCGACCGACTGGTGGATCAGGTCATCGGTCAGGACCACGCCCGTGACGTGGTTCAGAAGGCGGCGAAACAGCGCCGTCACGTGATGATGATCGGCACGCCCGGTACGGGCAAGTCGATGCTGGCGAAAGCGATGAGCGAACTCCTGCCGAAGGAGGACTTGCAGGACGTACTCGTCTATCACAACCCCGACGACGGCAACGAACCGAAGGTCCGGACCGTCCCGGCGGGGAAAGGCGAGCAGATTATCGAGGCCCACAAGGAAGAGGCCCGCAAGCGCAACCAGATGCGCTCGTTTTTGATGTGGGTCATCATCGCCATCGTGGTGGGCTACTCGCTTCTCATCGCTACCCGACCGCTGCTGGGCATCCTCGCGGCCGGCGTCATCTACCTCGCGTTCCGCTACGGCTCGCGGGGCAACGACGCGATGATTCCGAACCTGCTGGTCAACCACGCCGACCAGACCGCCGCGCCCTTCGAGGACGCGACCGGTGCCCACGCCGGCGCGCTGCTGGGCGACGTCCGCCACGACCCCTTCCAGTCCGGCGGGATGGAGACCCCGAGCCACGACCGCGTGGAGCCGGGAGCCATCCACAAGGCCAACAAGGGCGTGCTGTTCGTGGACGAGATAAACACCCTCGACATCCGCAGTCAGCAGAAGCTGATGACCGCGATTCAGGAGGGCGAGTTCTCCATCACGGGCCAGTCCGAGCGCTCCTCGGGCGCGATGGTCCAGACCGAACCCGTCCCCTGTGACTTCATCATGATCGCGGCGGGGAACATGGACGCGATGGAGAACATGCACCCCGCGCTCCGGAGCCGTATCAAGGGGTACGGCTACGAGGTGTACATGGACGACACCATCGACGACACCCCGGAGATGCGCCGGAAGTACACCCGGTTCATCGCTCAGGAGGTCGAGAAGGACGGCCGCCTGCCTCACTTCGACGAGCAGGCGGTCGAGGAGGTAATTCTCGAGGCCCAGCGTCGCTCGGGCCGCAAGGACCACCTCACGCTCAAACTCCGCGACCTCGGCGGTCTCGTTCGCGTGGCGGGCGACATCGCTCGCGCCGCGAACAAGGACCAGACCGAGCGCGAGGACGTGCTGCAGGCCAAGCGCCGCAGTCGCTCCATCGAGCAGCAGGTCGCCGACGACTAC
Protein-coding sequences here:
- a CDS encoding DUF7520 family protein → MTSDSTISSRPIFAGVSVVVVLVAGGIGAIVGASGQKREVAMNLLGVVSFQMSPVVMAAFGMVLTASVLALLFGLVSVASRYDDETGERA
- a CDS encoding diadenylate cyclase, producing the protein MGYGDLHIDYESHSNVRELLDCLTFVLEGISLEFEKWDTRHVKGPGLYVAVVTGPTVAEFADPMGNNHWPVSRCRTVCDGLDSFYETARDVARTRDGAVVVSVDDVLQRQMVRFRDLKPDDSGPSTAEIADYEDWMGARHMSALDTSARPNVVSTLTLSEETGRVTVFQRGTFETYTRGELGGEWNIETDGRLTT
- a CDS encoding APC family permease translates to MSDDLGLTEAVSMALGGMIGGGIYAVLGVVVKVSGPLAWLAFVLAGFVALCAGHSYVKLNELTDAQGGSPTYIESLTHNDTLAGMAGWTLLFGYIGSMAMYAYAFGSYFTDLVGIDHVVGLPVRALASVVVVAAFVGLNAVGVSETGEVEVVLVVIKVAILVGFAALGLYYGARRGQLRSGAGSLGVGPVMAAAVSFVAFQGWQLLMYDQSTIKNAGDTIRKAIYVSIPTAVVIYIGVAVVTTSLVSIGFVSKHPETALAVAARKFSGHLGYLVISLSALFSTASAINATLFSSTLFSNGLISDGLLPDRLGDDSSEMPTKPVLVVGVLTAAFTLFGSLEGITSFASLTFIVVFGGMSYLAFRQRDRPEVRAVVPAVGMVGTGLFLPLMVWHLYTAERRVFYSVGVIAVLVLAVELVYFETDIFGHQSGRASSGKG
- a CDS encoding nicotinamide-nucleotide adenylyltransferase produces the protein MTRGFYIGRFQPYHNGHHNVVQSIAEEVDELVLGIGSAGDSHSQHDPFTAGERIMMITKSLVDSDLVTYAVPIEDLDRNSVWVSHVQSMSPDFDVAYSNNPLVIRLFEEAGVEVRQSPMYDRHVLEGTEVRDRMIAGDDWESLVPDAVVEVVEETGGLERIQRVSDSDSNGE
- the pyrF gene encoding orotidine-5'-phosphate decarboxylase, giving the protein MTAFFDRLADRIERIDSIVSVGLDPDTDRLPDDVRDADLPRWEFNRRIIDATCDHAAVFKPNAAFYEDPDGWRALEKTVEHARDAGVPVLLDAKRADIGNTSRQYATVLDSVDAITLNPFLGRDSLAPFLDRDEAGCFLLCRTSNPGGADVQELELADGDLVYERVADLASEWSAAGNRNVGLVVGATTPDELRTVRERVPDLPFLVPGVGAQGGDAEAAATYATATNGAGLVNSTRGIIFAGEDSDRSYADAAGDAARDLKERLNQYR
- the lonB gene encoding ATP-dependent protease LonB — its product is MSKDTDNETPPQEQASEQGGSAFEDLGSDVEPDIADDEAVEADLLGGLDIETTEEIEIPDRLVDQVIGQDHARDVVQKAAKQRRHVMMIGTPGTGKSMLAKAMSELLPKEDLQDVLVYHNPDDGNEPKVRTVPAGKGEQIIEAHKEEARKRNQMRSFLMWVIIAIVVGYSLLIATRPLLGILAAGVIYLAFRYGSRGNDAMIPNLLVNHADQTAAPFEDATGAHAGALLGDVRHDPFQSGGMETPSHDRVEPGAIHKANKGVLFVDEINTLDIRSQQKLMTAIQEGEFSITGQSERSSGAMVQTEPVPCDFIMIAAGNMDAMENMHPALRSRIKGYGYEVYMDDTIDDTPEMRRKYTRFIAQEVEKDGRLPHFDEQAVEEVILEAQRRSGRKDHLTLKLRDLGGLVRVAGDIARAANKDQTEREDVLQAKRRSRSIEQQVADDYIERRKDYELTVNQGEVVGRVNGLAVMGEDSGIVLPVMAEVTPSQGPGEVIATGQLKEMAMEAVQNVSAIIKKFSDEDITERDVHIQFVQAGQQGVDGDSASITVATAVISALEDIPVGQDLAMTGSLSVRGDVLPVGGVTHKIEAAAKAGLDRVIIPAANEDDVMIEEEYEDQIEIIPVSHISEVLEVALAGEAEKDSLVDRLKNITGSALERQVGRSGTGSPSPQ
- a CDS encoding SAM hydrolase/SAM-dependent halogenase family protein, which gives rise to MITLASDFGTPYPAAMKGVMLQRTDARLVDVGHDFPRQDVRTAAFWLREVLPYFPPAVHLVVVDPGVGTDRAALAVRAGDHALVGPDNGVLLPAARELAERTDATEIEVFEVAYDDANTESTTFHGRDVFAPAAAEIHEAGVEEFHELEDVAPVGEYEDLRFPEPEIEDGTTLGDGAALGEVLVVDGFGNVVTNLPGELVTGRDSVTVNGESAPVARAYAELPAGDRLVTVGSHGNVELAVNRGRGDEAFGVSVGDDVRIE